One window of the Benincasa hispida cultivar B227 chromosome 3, ASM972705v1, whole genome shotgun sequence genome contains the following:
- the LOC120073294 gene encoding PHD finger protein At1g33420 yields MVVNARPLKRMKRRVTADLYDFLSFPSSSMSTAAAAASDDSDHDHDHDHLFTAPFRTNVRTFLSKHALLPPPSSLFPHLLTWQILFRVGDLVDGPDSQPAVVYLDIVEEDVPRSRSVYCDQCRVVGWSAHPVCAKRYHFIIKANGSSIGGYHKPCMCCGDVLHLSESKCKSCNHVTSTEDVEDWVYQQLENNTHLLHAVVHSNGYGHLLRVNGREGGSKHLSGCHIMDFWDRFCKMLGVRKVSVMDVSKKYGVEYRLLHAITKGHPWYGEWGYEFGAGSFAVTPDAYKMAVETLSSLPLSIFTSQGRKPRSHLQDIILYYQSLSERKLVHVRDLFRFLMSLIHNVRKSSSTINDVSDEKQQSKVLCSWTRSDVTRVEEAMLKVLHAVSGSNWVTWRTLRGAVCKAGPPELLDYCLKNLGGKVSSDGMVVNAQRNPQSGAFEYRLEPGSVSSNTATDSTESSISSYPSEENLLLDLRFLYDAMLHPNSMVNYGPQATREAAVSSALKLIDCKQFVKDYKPEKLSTKLNPFSICLLCEVEVVEDSKENSSRPPPELVILPSNATMSDLKLEASKAFQDVYLMFRRFQAEEIVDHGGVDDSTQVKLLFGQTESVRVRGRCQVKIALNRFRMERGVERWTVDCSCGAKDDDGERMLACDLCGVWRHTRCSGIQDSDDVPGKFVCYKCRSSIVAMNTNGETETDTLFRLGYVN; encoded by the exons ATGGTCGTTAACGCTCGTCCTCTCAAGAGAATGAAGAGACGTGTCACTGCTGATCTCTACGATTTCCTTTCCTTCCCTTCTTCCTCCATGTccaccgccgccgccgccgcttCTGATGATTCCGACCACGACCACGACCACGACCATCTCTTCACCGCTCCTTTCCGGACCAACGTTCGCACCTTCCTCTCTAAACATGCTCTCCTTCCTCCTCCTTCTTCCTTGTTCCCTCATCTTCTTACATGGCAGATCCTCTTCCGCGTCGGCGACCTTGTCGACGGCCCTGATTCTCAACCTGCCGTTGTTTATCTCGATATCGTTGAGGAGGATGTCCCCAGATCTAGATCCGTTTACTGCGATCAGTGCCGTGTTGTTG GGTGGAGTGCACATCCTGTGTGCGCGAAACGGTACCATTTCATAATAAAGGCTAATGGAAGCTCCATTGGAGGTTATCATAAGCCATGTATGTGCTGTGGAGACGTCTTGCATCTCTCTGAGTCCAA ATGCAAGTCGTGCAATCATGTAACGAGCACGGAGGATGTGGAAGACTGGGTGTACCAGCAATTAGAGAACAATACCCATCTTTTACATGCTGTGGTCCACTCCAATGGTTATGGGCACCTACTCAGGGTCAATGGAAGAGAGGGTGGTTCAAAGCACTTGTCTGGATGCCATATCATGGATTTTTGGGACCGGTTTTGTAAAATGCTTGGAGTCAG GAAGGTAAGCGTAATGGATGTGTCCAAGAAGTATGGGGTTGAGTACCGGCTGCTTCATGCCATCACCAAAGGTCATCCATGGTATGGCGAGTGGGGTTATGAATTTGGTGCCGGTAGTTTTGCTGTGACTCCTGATGCCTACAAAATGGCTGTTGAAACCCTCTCTAGCCTACCTTTGTCAATCTTTACATCTCAAGGACGGAAGCCTCGTTCTCACCTGCAggatataattttatattatcagTCTTTGTCAGAGCGTAAGCTTGTACATGTAAGAGATCTCTTCAGGTTTCTGATGAGCTTAATTCATAATGTTCGCAAGTCATCATCAACCATTAATGATGTCTCGGATGAGAAGCAGCAGTCCAAGGTCTTGTGCTCGTGGACAAGAAGTGATGTTACACGTGTTGAGGAAGCAATGCTGAAAGTTTTGCATGCAGTATCTGGGTCGAATTGGGTCACTTGGCGCACCCTTCGTGGTGCTGTGTGCAAAGCTGGTCCACCTGAACTCCTTGATTATTGCCTTAAGAATCTTGGAGGGAAAGTATCATCTGATGGGATGGTTGTTAATGCTCAACGCAATCCTCAATCCGGTGCTTTCGAATACAG ACTTGAACCGGGCAGTGTTTCATCGAATACAGCCACTGATTCCACTGAGTCATCCATCTCTAGCTACCCATCTGAAGAAAATCTTCTGTTGGACTTGAGATTTCTGTACGATGCCATGCTTCATCCAAATTCTATGGTGAACTATGGGCCCCAGGCAACTAGGGAAGCAGCGGTGAGCTCAGCCTTGAAGCTCATAGACTGCAAGCAGTTCGTAAAAGATTATAAACCGGAGAAGCTGTCGACTAAGTTGAATCCTTTTTCAATATGCCTCTTGTGTGAGGTTGAAGTCGTGGAGGACTCTAAAGAAAATTCCTCAAGACCTCCTCCAGAACTAGTTATACTTCCATCGAATGCTACCATGTCTGACTTGAAGCTTGAAGCATCAAAAGCTTTTCAAGATGTATACTTGATGTTCAGAAGGTTTCAAGCAGAAGAGATAGTCGACCATGGGGGTGTAGACGATTCCACCCAGGTCAAGCTGTTGTTTGGACAAACGGAGTCGGTCCGTGTCAGAGGAAGATGCCAAGTGAAGATTGCACTAAACAGGTTTCGAATGGAGAGAGGGGTAGAGCGGTGGACAGTCGATTGTAGTTGTGGAGCCAAGGATGACGATGGGGAGAGAATGCTAGCATGTGACTTATGCGGTGTTTGGCGGCATACGAGATGTTCAGGGATACAAGACTCTGATGATGTACCGGGGAAATTTGTATGTTATAAATGCAGAAGCTCAATTGTCGCAATGAATACTAATGGGGAAACAGAGACGGATACTCTGTTTAGACTAGGCTATGTTAATTGA